The following coding sequences are from one Salvelinus sp. IW2-2015 unplaced genomic scaffold, ASM291031v2 Un_scaffold5605, whole genome shotgun sequence window:
- the LOC112078383 gene encoding protein RRP5 homolog produces MVKRFRREKAVWLSYGTFLLQQGQSEAASALLQRAIKSLPXKDNVDLIAKFAQLEFRYGDVERGKTMLDRILTSYPKRTDLWSVFIDLMVKHGSQKEVRAVFDRVIHLSVAVKRIKFFFKRYLAYEKKNGTPESIQAVKEKALEYVESKGTEAAR; encoded by the exons ATGGTGAAGCGGTTCCGTCGGGAGAAGGCTGTGTGGCTGAGCTACGGGACCTTCCTGCTTCAGCAGGGTCAGAGTGARGCGGCCAGCGCCCTGCTACAGAGGGCCATCAAGAGCCTGCCTYACAAAGACA ATGTGGATCTGATAGCGAAGTTTGCCCAGCTGGAGTTCCGCTACGGAGACGTAGAGCGAGGAAAGACCATGTTGGACAGGATCCTGACCAGCTACCCCAAACGCACCGACCTGTGGTCCGTCTTCATAGACCTCATGGTCAAACACGGCTCCCAGAAGGAAGTCCG GGCTGTGTTTGACCGTGTGATCCACCTGAGTGTGGCGGTGAAGAGGATCAAGTTCTTCTTCAAGCGTTACCTGGCGTATGAGAAGAAGAACGGCACGCCAGAGAGCATCCAGGCTGTCAAGGAGAAGGCTCTGGAGTACGTGGAGTCTAAAGGGACAGAGGCCGCcagatag